The Sphingorhabdus sp. Alg231-15 genome has a segment encoding these proteins:
- a CDS encoding DUF1674 domain-containing protein: MAKQDRKSGVRKPGVRPDHVKPPAHLSKSPPIPEPDSLDKADAILEKDGPTRYGDWEHKGLAIDF; this comes from the coding sequence AGATAGAAAATCCGGCGTGCGAAAACCCGGCGTGCGTCCTGATCATGTAAAACCGCCAGCCCATCTGTCCAAAAGCCCACCGATACCGGAACCTGATTCGCTCGACAAAGCCGACGCGATTTTGGAAAAAGACGGCCCCACGCGCTATGGAGATTGGGAGCATAAAGGGCTTGCAATCGATTTTTGA